One Cardiocondyla obscurior isolate alpha-2009 linkage group LG16, Cobs3.1, whole genome shotgun sequence genomic region harbors:
- the Nkcc gene encoding bumetanide-sensitive sodium-(potassium)-chloride cotransporter isoform X4 — protein MLKFFFSEKMENRFQGKAPEDDVIGQLPQNNKRPSLSMGGLWDVVPRLDHYRLSRRAKRPSLSTLHEGNLIKDANAIETGQAGSVVGQQGHGGIKLGWIQGVLIPCLLNIWGVMLFLRLSWVVAQAGILQTIVIIGISAVVCVITTLSLSAISTNGEVKGGGIYFIISRSLGPEFGASVGIVFAFANAVAASMNTIGFCDSLNDLLKTNSLKIIDNSVNDVRIVGVIALIIMILICAVGMEWESKAQNFLIAIIIAAILDFLIGTIIGPQNEEQIAKGFIGFSADVFQNNLGPNYRYSEKNNQTFFSVFAIFFPSVTGIQAGANISGDLKDPASSIPMGTLLALLISMLSYVTFVFFAGAAAMRDASGFMNNTITNSTFPNNTVISDIDCIPNCPYGLHNSYAVMQLMSLWGPLIYAGCFAATLSTALTNLLSVPRLIQALGQDRIYPGLIYFSKGYGKSGEPYRGYILTFAVAALFLLIADLNAVAPLISNFYLASYALINFCTFHAALIRPLGWRPSFKYYNTWISLMGFILCVAIMFLIDWVTSLVTFVIIFALYLIVVYRKPDVNWGSSTQAQTFKTAISIVYRLNSIDEHVKNYAPKILALTGPPAARPALIHLANLITKNNSLLIAGEVFPTRLSYRLRSVRLNNGSFWLQQQRIKSFYHLVDDLSLERGAAALMQATGIGKLAPNVVLMGYKTHWSTCNHSDLQEYFNILHNAFDNKLAVAILRIAEGLDCSSITNGEDTNGDDDHGGLAQSSYNLSGNTLMHADSNISMCAQIPRVQSVPIIGSPFSTPDTTPVIGYSTIHWRAQENLKQKKKHAVDKLLERRNGGMASIPENVTVFQKKYKTGTIDVWWLYDDGEICIRQV, from the exons atgcttaaattttttttcagtgaAAAGATGGAGAATCGTTTTCAGGGCAAAGCACCGGAAGATGACGTAATTGGGCAATTaccgcaaaataataaaagaccCTCTTTGAGTATGGGTGGACTGTGGGACGTAGTTCCACGATTGGATCATTACAG ATTAAGCCGTCGTGCAAAAAGACCGTCTCTGAGCACGTTGCACGAAGGGAATCTTATAAAG GACGCGAATGCCATCGAGACCGGACAGGCCGGTAGCGTCGTCGGTCAGCAAGGTCACGGTGGAATAAAATTAGGATGGATCCAAGGCGTTCTTATACCGTGCTTGCTGAACATATGGGGCGTCATGCTGTTTCTGCGACTTTCGTGGGTAGTCGCGCAGGCCGGCATTCTGCAGACTATCGTCATTATCGGAATATCGGCGGTCGTCTGCGTCATTACGACGCTTAGCCTCAGCGCAATTAGCACTAATGGGGAAGTAAAGGGAG GTGGAATATATTTCATCATATCTCGTTCTCTCGGACCCGAGTTTGGAGCATCGGTTGGCATCGTGTTCGCATTTGCAAACGCTGTAGCGGCTTCTATGAACACGATCGGTTTCTGTGACTCTCTCAACGATTTGTTGAAGACGAATAGCCTAAAAATCATAGATAATAGCGTTAATGATGTTAGAATCGTTGGTGTAATAGCGCTCATTATTATGATACTGATCTGTGCGGTCGGCATGGAATGGGAGTCAAAG GCGCAGAACTTCCTCATAGCAATCATCATAGCCGCAATCCTCGATTTTTTAATCGGTACTATCATAGGGCCACAAAATGAAGAACAAATAGCGAAAGGCTTCATAGGATTCTCTG CGGATGTGTTTCAAAATAATCTCGGACCGAACTACCGGTACTCCGAGAAGAACAATCAAACTTTCTTCTCGGtgttcgcgatttttttcccGTCCGTTACCGGGATTCAAGCAGGCGCTAATATATCCGGCGACCTCAAAGATCCTGCGAGCAGCATACCTATGGGGACACTGCTCGCTCTGCTGATCTCTATGCTGAGTTACGTAACTTTCGTCTTCTTCGCCGGCGCCGCGGCTATGAGAGACGCAAGCGGCTTTATGAATAACACTATTACGAACAGCACTTTTCCGAACAATACCGTCATAAGCGACATTGATTGTATTCCCAACTGCCCGTATGGTCTGCACAACAGCTATGCG gttATGCAGTTAATGTCCTTGTGGGGTCCATTAATTTACGCCGGCTGCTTCGCCGCAACTTTGTCGACAGCGCTGACAAATTTGCTGTCGGTGCCGAGACTCATTCAAGCTTTGGGTCAAGATCGAATTTATCCCGGATTGATTTACTTCAGCAAAGGATATGGAAAATCCGGGGAGCCTTATCGAGGATACATCCTTACATTTGCCGTcgccgctctctttcttttaattg CCGATCTCAACGCGGTCGCACCGCTCATCTCTAACTTCTATTTAGCATCATACGCTTTAATCAACTTCTGCACCTTTCACGCGGCGTTGATTCGACCTCTCGGATGGCGGCCCagttttaaa tacTATAATACTTGGATCTCTCTGATGGGTTTTATCCTTTGTGTGGCAATTATGTTCCTTATCGATTGGGTGACTTCACTTGTTACCTTTGTCATTATCTTTGCCCTATATCTTATAGTAGTTTACCGTAAACCAGATGTTAATTGGGGTAGCAGCACTCAAGCGCAAACCTTCAAGACTGCAATTTCCATCGTCTACag gCTGAACTCCATCGATGAACACGTGAAGAACTATGCTCCTAAGATTTTGGCGCTGACTGGTCCACCTGCCGCGAGACCTGCGCTGATACACTTAGCCAATCTCATTACGAAGAATAATTCTCTGTTAATTGCCGGTGAAGTTTTTCCG ACGCGGCTGTCGTATCGATTACGCTCGGTGCGTTTAAATAATGGCTCATTTTGGTTGCAACAACAACGTATAAAATCGTTCTATCATTTGGTGGACGATTTGAGCCTGGAACGAGGCGCAGCTGCACTGATGCAGGCTACCGGGATAGGCAAGCTGGCTCCCAATGTGGTTCTCATGGGTTATAAAACTCACTGGTCAACGTGCAATCACAGTGATTTGCAAGAATACTTTAACATACTTCA CAATGCTTTTGATAACAAGTTGGCTGTGGCAATTTTGAGGATTGCCGAAGGCCTAGATTGCTCCAGCATCACTAACGGGGAAGATACAAATGGAGACGACGACCATGGAGGTCTCGCCCAGAGCAGTTATAATTTGTCGGGGAACACTCTAATGCACGCCGACAGTAATATTTCTATGTGCGCACAAATTCCCAGAGTGCAAAGCGTGCCGATaatag gTTCTCCATTTTCCACGCCCGATACAACACCTGTGATCGGTTATTCAACGATACATTGGAGAGCTCAAgagaatttaaaacaaaagaagaaacaCGCGGTTGATAAATTAct cgAAAGACGAAATGGCGGAATGGCTTCCATACCAGAAAATGTTACAGTCTTtcaaaagaaatacaaaacgGGAACCATCGACGTGTGGTGGTTGTACGACGATGGAG AAATTTGTATTCGACAGGTTTGA